The Setaria viridis chromosome 9, Setaria_viridis_v4.0, whole genome shotgun sequence sequence TGCGAAAGGTTTGTCTATAAAGAACATAGCTGACTCACAAAGAGACAACTAGGATATAGGACAGCTATGAACCGGATGTAGGATTGTAAGAGAAATAGGGACAAGCATGATCAGACTATGAGGCAGAACAGAAACTCTAAGATAAACTATTGAGCTCACTAAGCACAAAAATCATGCTTTGAAAAGAAAAGGCTTGGTTAGATTAATGAAAGAAATTAGATCTGAGCTGGAATTAGAACAGAAAAGATCTAGAGCTCTACAGAAGACTAGATCTTCAGAACAGATACAAAGCTAAAGCTGACAAAGAACGGCATTCGAAAGATTTTCATTTATGAGAGCACGAAAGACTATATGCTAGGtttattttaattagaaaaatatatgtaaaggatatttcagaaAGGAAATATTCTCAGTTGGAATTAATGCAAATGATACTTTATTTGCAAAGACCGAGGTAAAAAcctagtcaagttttattaTAAATGTTCATGTATAAATCACACCAATTACTCACTTAACTTTAAAAAAGCTAAACTATGTGAAACATCTAAACGTATGCTTTATGATTCAATTCGGTCAAATTATTATTGAAAACAAATTTTCGTTGGCATTATTCAAgttaatatttatttatatatgctGGTGTAAAAACctaatcaacttttatttaggaaAGTTGATTtgaacattaatcaaattaagtgTGATTATGAAAAGCCGAGACACACtctattttgattttatttagaaaactcaATTAAATAGTATTAGTATTATGAAAAATCAATGTAAACCTTACTTAAATTCTTATAAAGAAACGACATTCaaataggcattaatcaaattaatattaatttatttttaaagacatGCACGATGGAAAATATCACCACTATCGTATAATTTATGTTATGATGaacctaacgcaacttgaatggattaaaacggagctaaaacataGATTCTGTGAGCTAAACAAGATTGGAAGGACCTAGGTGCGATTAACTACAGATGACAGGGGCTAGATTGAAAGATTTGCGAGACACAACTAACAGTGCTCACAAATTGGACAAACCTCAGGGTTATCCAGAAAAGCTCATGGCTTGGGCTGGATCTCCAGATCTATAAGGTTCTAGGGGGTTTTGTGAAAAAAGATCTAGACTCATGGAAACCCCATAGAAATTACAAGACCCCTCGGGATCTAATCTACAAAACAGGATCTTCTTCCTCATGGCATGCGACGGCTCTGTCCGGCCGAATTGCCGGCGTTCCAGCGGCCTAGGGTGTCGGACGAGTGGCGTAAAGGGAAGAGGAGGTCGAGGCGGTCACGTAGGTGCACTTACGGGCGACGGAGGGAGACGGTGGCGGCAAattggagcggcggcggtgctctgcCCACCCgcttggacggcggcggcgcgaggcagGCGGCGTGGCTCAGGCGATAGCGCGCAGGTGAGTGGTGTGGTGGCGCGGCCAGCGACGCTGGGCGAGGACGGTCACGAGGCAGCAACGGGTGAGGACGGCAGGGGCGTGCGGCGCGACGCGGGGTAGCAGTGGTGGCGCGTTTTATAGCCGCGCACGTCGAGgttcggtggcggcggcgcccgatgGGCTTGGTGGGCCGGAGCAGGTCGGGCCCACGGGCTCGGCCCGATAGGATAGAgaaggtttcttttttttagaattaatTTCCCGTGTAAATAAAAATCCAGAAAATCTAGATACTTCATTTAAGCCATGAAAAATACTTTGAAAATCTCAAAAGTTTCAGGAAAATTCCTAAAAAAAAGTTTGGGACACATGGAGTCCAAATACAATATTTAGATCTTGTGAAAAAGGTTGTggagccttctaataaatagatttagctttAAGAAAAATGAGAATGAATTCCAAAAAAGctgaaaaattctcagaaggacTTGGTCATCGTCTAGGTgcattttaaaatattttgcactcaagaaaaacCAAGATGTATTGGCATGAATGCATAGACACAGAATAATATTATTTAATTTcgaaaacaaacaattatttttcctatactaaatttcctataaagaaaataaatgttgaattttttttaaaattatgagaaaattattgtttaattattcttttttaatcacatcctgaaatccaaaatACTTTTTCTTACTAGATGGAAAAATCATTGAAATGGGTAAGATTGAAGCATGTAGGTGTCAGCGCCAAGAGAATGGGGTCCCCACGTAGATTATTTGTGGAGACGCTCGACCGCCACGTCATTCGGAGGGGTGGGCCACAGAAGGGGCCCCCTAACTCCTGGGTCCCGAGAGCTTGGAGACTGTGGGGGACGTCGCTACGGAAGGACCTGGGGGAGCAAGTAGGTTGCCTTCGCTACGAAGGTAGAGCTCTCGTGGTCAGCAAGACAGACTGCATTAATTAGTCTTGGCTGTCAGACTATGAGagaataagggggtgtttggttccaccttgctaaattttagttgctaaattttagcaacttttagctgctaaactgccaaacacccttgctaaaacttgctaaagttgagttgctaaagtttagcactttagcaagttttttgttgctaaaacttgctaaaaggtgggctggacaacctatacccctcatttattgcttgtctcccccctcctgcatacctttaataagggtagataggtctttttacagctcattaaatgtcttttagcaagagtatccaaacagcttgtgctaaagtttagcaacttttagcaactaaagtttagcaagaggaaccaaacaggccctaagcaAGTTTCCCCTGCTACTTTATCCTGACATATGGGTGCACACATCCCAAGGCGAAGACCATCGGCCAACCATATGCAGCACCCCGTGAAGCCAACATATTTTAGGACATGGTGGCAGGATGTATGCACCAAAGAACAAGACAATACCAAACACACCTCTCCAAGCTAGGGGGTAAGACTAGCAACGGTAATCTTTTCTCTTGTTAGGCAAAAAGTAGACCCTCAGGGTAAGGCAGGGTACTCGAATAGAAAAAGGGAAGGCCCGGGGCTCCTAGGAAGTAGCTTGcctgcttcttcctccttgtaACATTCCCATTCAAACAACTGCACAAACATACAGAACAAGCAAGATGTAGTGCTATTATCTTCCGGGAGGTTCGAACCTGGGTAAAAATCTCTCTGTGCTCACCACCCGTGCTGTTCAAGGAGGTCAACGTGTTCAGCCcctgaccaaatctcaaaaaaggTATCCTCGGACCCCACTCCGGCGTTTACTCACCGTCAATAGGAGTTTAAAATATCCTTTTGATCCTTAActatcccctttagtaccggttggagacACCAACCACTATTAAAGGGCACCGGTACTAATGCCCTAAGTCTCAGTGCACAATACCGGTTCCAAATCTGGTAGGGCTTCCAACAGGTACTtaatgttattttttttctagtagtgtttaTATGCTAGTAACGGGTAATTTTAGAAACATATATAGGAATACTTTagcatattttttataatgacatagTAGATAATTTAGATGCCGATTTacaggttactttaagttattttcaATAGTTGCTCACTTTTCAGTAATTTTCATGGTGACACAAATGAGTAATTAACTTAAATGAAGATGTAGGGGGGTTATTTTTATTGTTAGAGAACATTGATATGTGAAGTTTCAACTTGTTTCTACAAGGAAATCTAGAAATAAATTTGTTCTACTGGGAAACCAAACCAGCACAATGTATCCAACCTCTATGGTTGGTTTatgctattttttcttttctaactTAGGGAACTTAAACATACTGAATTCTGCACATGCGTGTACACACCTTGCAATTGTTTTTTTCGCCACAATATCCCAAGGAAGCAAGGAATCAACCCATTTGGAATCTTATTTTTCGTGCTGGACCTAGCTCTCGTACATCAATAAGATTTGGTGGTTCCTTCAGTTTAGACCACATAATAACAAGCAGAAAAGAATTGCATGCATCACGTAGTCTTGTTCTTTTCTCTGCCTTGCAACTACAAGATTGGCATCATTTGCACCAATGGCAAATCCCTTCATGAGAAAGCAACTCAGAAACCACTTTATTCCTCTGATGCATGGACCAAGCAAAGGCAACCTTGTCAGCCTCTCGCTCTGTctgtctctttctctctctattaTCTATCTATAAAGCCCCTCAATCTTCTCCACCTCACCACACTACACGTTCTTACAGTCTTCTTCCTGATCTCATCAGTGGAGAGCTAGAGTTACACTGCAACCAAGGAAGTGCAATGTCGATGGTCACATCCTGCACCCTTCTGAGGAATGTGACGGCAGTGCGGCCGGCAGTCTCCTCCGGCAAGCAGCTTCAGTCCGGGAGACCAGCAGCGGTGGCTTCCCTCTCTTCCCAGTGGAGGTCCCGGCCCCTTTCCGTGTGTTGTGCAATCAACCCAAAAGGGGAGCACAACCCAAAGACGGATTTGCATCCGTTTAATATCCCTGCATTTGGTAAGCTAGCCGCCGATGTAAATTTTTCTCGTTCATGTGAATATACTTATATTGTATTTTAATTAGTTGTGTGTATTTATGTTCAACGCTATATAACACGTACGCACATGTAAAACATACCACGCATCAGCTGCAAACACATCCATTATTTAAAATAATTGCATCATCGTTTTGAAATAATTTTCTTGATATCCATATGCACACCCAAAAATGTTCATGTCTGCCCGCTTATCAACCATTTCATTCTGATGCGCTTTTGTTGTATAAAGTTCTGGTGCACCCGGTGTCACCGCGTGAGGAACGGTggcaggtggaggaggagcccggCAAGGTGAACCTGTGGTTCGAGGTGCCCGGGCAGTCCAAGGAGGACCTCGCCGTGGTGATCGACGAGGACGTGCTCGTTATCAAGAAGAAGGTCAATGTCGCCGGCGGGGACGTGGGCCAGCggaacggcgccgccgcgccccagGGCAATAGAAGGGGCCCGGCGGCCACCGGCGAAGAAGCAGGCAaggaggcggcgcaggacgGCGAGGTGATCTACGCGCGGCTACTCCTCCCGGCGGGGTACAACAAGGAGGGAGTGGAGGCCGAGCTCAAGTCCGGCGAGCTGAGGGTCAGCATCGCCAAGATCAAGGAGCAGGCGCGCAGGAAGATCAACATCGACGTCAAGTAGAAGCGTGAAACATGCATGGAGGAGTGCTTTTGATCCGCCAAACAGGCTCATGAATTAATTACTGTATATCTACAGCGGTCGGCTCATGTACTCGATCGCGTCAAACCATACGTTCGTGTGGTCTTTGTGTTCCCAAATACCCAATCAATAAAATGAGCATTTGTTGTTCTTTACGCAAATACATCTATTAATTGTTTGTGAGTAACCAACACTAAACGAAACTATGCTTTTTTCCCCCTTCCTTTCTGAGTAGTATTACACTCTCTGATGCTAAACAAGAGTTAGAAAAAGGTTAACTTGTGCATGTGTGTCATGTTCAATAACATACATTAGTCGATAACTATTTAAGTTCATAAGGTGACATTTAATTATTCTCCGCCCAACAAAAGTTGATGAAGTGTGGTCTTGATGATGCGATATGTTCAGATTTACCGATAGCAGAAATTAATTCTTTCAGCATGCATGGAAAAATAATTTCTACATCGTTTTGTTTGTCGGAAGTCTTTTGACGAACCTAATCAAGTCACTTCTTTTGATTGGGGAACAGAAGTTTCATGAGACCTCATCATCCTTGGAGCCTTGATTATTAATTTACTATACCATTATAGATCATGGTCTGGATTGGAGACGTGGTGATTAATACTAGGCCTAATGAGGTCTAAACCTAATTAATTGGGTCTCATACAATTTTGTTTCTTAATGTGGGCTCAAGTGATGAGGCCCCAGTCCAGCTTCCCCGGGTTGTTTGCATTCAGTTGGCTAGCCTTGGTCAGGTTGGTAAAAGTTCTCTGAACTGAAAAACCGTCATAGTGCAGTATCATCATGTATTGAGCATCATAGAGGGTCAATGAGATGATTATGTTGTACCGAATGagtatttcttctaagatttatCCCCTCATCTTTTTGGGGCAAATATATAAAGACATTTATTTGTGTTGATTCTTAGGTACTACAATTTATTTCTTTTGATAGTGTTATAATAAGATTAAAAGGGTCTCACTTTAGAATATCCATGCTTTTTGCACTGATATGCAAACACGTATTGGACCTGCTCTACTAATAGAAATAGAAAACTCAAACTCTTCCTGAGCCAATGAAAAGATTTTGGCTAGAGAGCCAAACAAAAATTTGTGAATAAGATGATGTTTTGCACCTGAAAAAGCACAGCATGATGTTTCAACATGATGAGAATTGAGAAGCACCACGAATGGAACGAATCAGGATCTCCCTACTCTGAAGCAAACGGGAGACAAAGCAAAAGAAGCGAAGAAAATACCAGAATCATTTGTCCCACCACCCTGCAAGATAGGCATCCATCCACCTGATCTCTGAACTGAAGCATCCAAGCTTTTCGTACCAAATTT is a genomic window containing:
- the LOC117836429 gene encoding small heat shock protein, chloroplastic — translated: MSMVTSCTLLRNVTAVRPAVSSGKQLQSGRPAAVASLSSQWRSRPLSVCCAINPKGEHNPKTDLHPFNIPAFVLVHPVSPREERWQVEEEPGKVNLWFEVPGQSKEDLAVVIDEDVLVIKKKVNVAGGDVGQRNGAAAPQGNRRGPAATGEEAGKEAAQDGEVIYARLLLPAGYNKEGVEAELKSGELRVSIAKIKEQARRKINIDVK